A region of the Acidobacteriota bacterium genome:
CCTGGAGACCCCCACGCTCTTCGGAGGCACCGCCGGCATTCTCATCGGATTCGGGCTGCTCCTGCTGCTTTGCGCCCCCTGGCTCAAGCGCAAGATGGCCTCGTAGGGTCGGACACGGCCCCTTGGCCCGCTCCATGGCCGGGCGCCGGGCGCCACGTCCTTACGAGAGGTTGCGCTCGGCCATCACGCGGCGAATCCAGGGAACCAGCAGCGCCATCAGGATCGCAGCGCCGAGAGCGGCCGCGCAGTTGATCAGGAAAATGCTGCTGAGGGAATCGACCTTCTCCCACAACGAGCCGATCACGCCGGAGAGCTTGTTCCCGATGGCCGTCGCCAGGAACCAGCCCCCCATCATCAGGCCCGTCACCCGCCGGGGCGCCAGCTTGGAGACCAGCGCCAGGCCCATGGGGCTCAGGCAGAGTTCACCCACGGTGATCACGCCGTAGGTGCCCACCAGCCACCAGGGCGAGGCCTTCACCTCCCCCCCTCTCGACATTTCCACCGCCGCCACCATGATCAGCGTGGAGGCTGCCGTGATCATCAGCCCCCACGCGATCTTGGCCGGCGTGGAGGGCTCCTTGTTCCGTTTCCGAAGAAAGGCGAAGAAGGCCACCACCAGGGGGGTCAGCGTAACGACGAAAAAGGGGTTGATCGACTGATAGAGTTCGGTCGAAACCAGAGTCACCCGCTCACCGGGAGCCGGCCGTTGCCCGGGCGGCACGTTCTCCCAGTAGGATGCCGGCGCCTGCTCGTCCATGTACACCGCCTCGAGCAGAGGCGCTGTGGCGCCCGCGACCCGGTCGGTATTGTCCCGCGCCCAGAGGGTCAGGGTGTTGCCGTTCTGATGGAAGATCATCCAGAAGATCACCACCACCCCGAAGATCGCGAGCAGGGCCGCGATGGGACCCTTTTCCTCCGCGGGCGCCTTGAGCCAGACACCGATGTAGTAGCCCACGATGGGAACGACCGCGAAGAGGAAGGCCACGTTCGTCGGCGTGAAAAAGCCCCCGAGGTCGAGGGAACGGGCGACGAGGAAGCCGATCACTCCCGCCCCGATGGCGGGCAGGAAGATCCGCAGACAGAGCTGGAGCAGAATCCCCTCCGAGACCTCCGCACCATCGCCCCGGTCCTGGGTACCCTCCAACTGGCGCTGACCGAGAACGAACCAGATCACCGCCAGGAACATGCCGATACCCGCGGCGGAAAAGGCCCACTCCCAGCCGAAGCGGTTGCGGAGGATCGCCGCCACGAAGTTGCAGACGAAGGCTCCGATGTTGATGCCCATGTAGAAGATGTTGTAGCCCGCGTCCCGCAGTGGACTGCCCTCGGGATAGAGTCGTCCCACGATGGAGGAGATGTTGGGCTTGAAAAAACCGTTGCCCAACACCACCAGCGCCAGGGAAGCGTAGAAGCCCACCGCCCCGGGGGCCCAGCCCACACCCAGATAGCCGAAGGCCATCAACAAGCCACCGAAAATCACACTCTTGCGATAGCCCAGGAAGCGGTCGGCGATGATTCCGCCGGCGAAGGGTGTCAGGTAGACCAGCGCGATGAACCAGCCGTAGATCTCGTTGGCCCATTCGGTGTCGAAGGCCCGGCCGCCTCGCTCGGAGTCGGTCATGTAGAGCACGAAGATGCCCAGCATCAGGTAGTAGCCGAAACGCTCCCACATTTCGGTGAAAAACAGCACCTTCAGACCCGGGGGATGCCTTTCGGCGACTTGCTGGTGATCGGCCATCACGCCTCCTCGCTGCCGCCCCAAGAACATGCGACAGGGGCAAGAGACTACCCGGGAGTACGGCCGACGGGCAACGGGTTAGCCGGGCGGGGGCCAGGGCAGCGCGGCGCGCCGCAAGAGCGTGGCCGGCGGCGACCCGGCGGCGTTGCCGGTGGCGAGTTGCACCTGCAGCGCGGCCGCGAACTTGGCGGCCAGGGCGTCGAGCACCTGCTGTTCGTCCACCTCCGCCGCGGGCAGGAGCACGATCTCCGCCACCTGTGGCTGCTGGCCGGCCACGGCCCTCACGAAGGCGCGGGGAGGATCGCCCACCTGCCACCAGGCGTCCACCTCACCCCAACTTCCGCGCATCTTTTTGGGGCTGGTGTGGCCCCCGGCCACCGCCAGGTAGAGTTCGAGAGCCCCGTCCGGCTGGACCGGGGTCACCTCGAGCCGGCCCGCCGAGGGCCGGCCGACCCGTTCCCGACGCGGCGCGGGAGCGACGGTCTTCTCACCGCCTCCCCGCATCTGACGCAGAGCGCGACCCGCCGCCCGCCGCAGACCTTCCCCCAGGGGCCCCACCGCCGCCACCAGCCGGCTGCGAGCCGCCTCGAGGGTGAGCAGGACCGGACGTTCCACCGCGAGCTGATCTTTCTGGGCTCCTCGCCCCGGCAGGTAGTCCACCAGCAGCGGGGGGGAAGAAGCCCCGAGAATCCGCTCGTGGGCCTGCCACATCACGATGGTGCCCGCGCTGAGCGCCGCCAGGCGGTGGTCATAAACCGTGGAATAGGCAATGGCCACCTTGCCGATCTTCTGCCAGAGGATGGCCGCCGCATCGACACCGGCCACCTTGAGCAGGTAGAGCCGCGACCAGCCCCGCGCGTCGGTGCGCTCGAGCAGGGCCTGGCGGTGACGCCGCATGGCCGCGTTCAACTCGCCCTTCCAGCCCCGCCCGTGGAGCGCGACGTAGCGGGCGAAACCATCGGACGCCCCCCGCTCGGGCGCCTCCCAGGCCTCCACCTCGACCGGTCCCAGCCGGGCGGCCTTGTTGGAGAAGTTCTTCACGGTGCGATGGAATTTTTTCGCCCCGGCGCGAAAGGCGTCCCAGCCCTCCCCGGCGGGGGCCAGGCTCTCCGCGCTGCCCTCCCTCAGCCGCACGGCATAGCCGCGACTCTCGAGAGCCCGGGCCAGGCCGGCCGTCGCCGGATCCCGTGAAGGCATGGCAAAAAGGCTGAGCTCCCGGTAACCCGCCTCGGCGACGGCCTCCGCCAGGGCCTCGAGGTCTTGCGGATCGGGCTCGGCACCGGTGACCACCGGCCGGTAGCGGGGGCGAAAGCCGTGACCGGCGGCCCGCGCCTGCCGGCCGGAGACGACCAGGGGCAGGGCCGCCGCCAGCTCACCGTCCCGCAGCACCGCGGGAATCCGCAGGGCCTGCCTCTGTTCGGGGGACGCGACCCGCAGCCAGGCGGAGAGCCAGGCGTGGGAGTCGTAGAGATCGGCCTGCCGCCCGCGCCCTTCGGGCAGCCGGTCCCAGGTGTCAGCCAGGGCATCGAGCCGGGGATCGGCGTCGAAGATGGTGGTTTCGATGGCCAAGGTCGACTCCGTCACTCCTCCCCCCACTCTCACGTCGCCCCCCCCGCGCGCGATCCACCGAATCTAGCCCGGTCCACCGGCTTCCGCCCGCCACACCCCTCCCCTCGCCCGGGCGGCCCGCGAGAACACGAGGTGCGACAATGGTGAATCTTTCGAGCCAACCATGAATCGTCAAGCCCGCATCGTTCTCCACCTGGACATGGACGCCTTCTTCGCGGCGGTGGAGCAGCGCGAGGACCCCTCCCTGGCGGGTCGGCCGGTGATCATCGGCCACCGGGGTCGCCGGGGGGTGGTGGCAACCTGCTCCTACGAGGCCCGGCGCTTCGGCGTCCGCTCCGCCATGCCCTCGGTGATCGCTGAACGGCTCTGCCCCCAGGGGGTGTGGCTCCACGGCCGCCACGATTTCTACCGCCAGGTCTCCCGGGAGATCTTCACCCTGGTCGCGCGGCGCATCCCCGTGCTGGAGCGGGTCTCGGTGGACGAGGCCTACGGCGAGATGACCGGACTGGTGGACTCCTTCGCTCGAGCCGAAAGCCTCGCCCGGGAGCTGCAGGAGGAGATCCACACCACCCAGCGGCTGGGAGCCAGCATCGGCATCGGCGCCTGCCGTTTCGTGGCCAAGATCGCCTCGGACCTGGAAAAACCCCGGGGCCTGGTGGTGATCCCGCCCCGGGCCTTCGCCCGCCGCCTCGGCCCGCTGCCCGTCCAGCGCATCGGGGGCGTCGGCCCTCGACTGACGGAACGGCTCGCCCGACTGGGCATCCGCACCATCAGCGAACTGGGGCGGGCCGACCCCCGTCTGCTGCGACGCGAGCTGGGGCTGCGCACGGCCCTCTTTCTCGAGCAGCGCGCTCGCGGCGAGGACGACACCCCCATCGGCGAGGTCCACGAACGCAAGCAGATCAGCGAGGAACGCACCTACACCGAGGACCTCTACGGAGACGAGGCCATCGGCCGGGAGCTCCTGGCCCGGGCGGAGGGTGTGGCCCGCCAGCTCCGCAACCGCGAGGTGCTGGCCCGCACGGTGGTGCTCAAGGTCCGCGACGGGGCCTACCACACCATCACCCGCTCGATGACCCTCGACGAGGCGACGGATCTGGGCCCCGAGATCTTCGCCGCGGCCTGGAAGCTGTGGAAAAGGCGCTCCGGCTTCGCCGGGCGGGGCCTGCGCCTGCTGGGCGTGGGCGCTTCGGGCCTGCTCCACCGCTCCCAGGTTCAACCCCGCCTCTTCCCCGATCTCCGGAGGGAGCAGATCCGGCGGGCCGCCCGGGCCTCCGACATCATCAACCGGAAGTTCGGCCGGAACACGATTCTCCCCGGCCGGCTGCTGAAGGCGTCCCCCCGCCCGGCCCGGGGCGAGGGCAAGGAGTAGAATCTCCACCATGCGTGAAATCGAGATCAAGATCGAGGTGGATTGCGCCGACCGGGCCCGGGAGAAGCTCGGCCGAGCCGGCGCCACGGCCCTGGTGCCCCGCTCCTTCGAAGACAACCGTGTCTACGACGACGAGCACCTCTCCTTCGCCCGCGGCCGGCGGCTGCTCCGCCTGCGCAGTACCCAGGGACGCCACCTGTTGACCTTCAAGCATCCTCCCGAACACAGCGAAGAAGGCGCGCGCTACAAGGTGCGGGTCGAGCACCAGTGCGAGGTCTCCGATGCCGAGGAGATGGAGAAGATCCTCCTCGCCCTGGGCTACCACCAGACCTGGCGCTATCAGAAGTACCGCCAGAGCTACGAACTCGACGGCGTCCACGTGGAGATCGACGAGTTGCCCTTCGCCACCTTCATCGAGCTGGAAGGACCGCCGGAGGGCATCGACAGCGCCGCCCGCAAGCTGGGCTACGGTCCCGCCGATTACAGCACCGCCACCTACCGGGAACTCTTCTGCCGCCAGGTGGGCTCC
Encoded here:
- a CDS encoding peptide MFS transporter translates to MADHQQVAERHPPGLKVLFFTEMWERFGYYLMLGIFVLYMTDSERGGRAFDTEWANEIYGWFIALVYLTPFAGGIIADRFLGYRKSVIFGGLLMAFGYLGVGWAPGAVGFYASLALVVLGNGFFKPNISSIVGRLYPEGSPLRDAGYNIFYMGINIGAFVCNFVAAILRNRFGWEWAFSAAGIGMFLAVIWFVLGQRQLEGTQDRGDGAEVSEGILLQLCLRIFLPAIGAGVIGFLVARSLDLGGFFTPTNVAFLFAVVPIVGYYIGVWLKAPAEEKGPIAALLAIFGVVVIFWMIFHQNGNTLTLWARDNTDRVAGATAPLLEAVYMDEQAPASYWENVPPGQRPAPGERVTLVSTELYQSINPFFVVTLTPLVVAFFAFLRKRNKEPSTPAKIAWGLMITAASTLIMVAAVEMSRGGEVKASPWWLVGTYGVITVGELCLSPMGLALVSKLAPRRVTGLMMGGWFLATAIGNKLSGVIGSLWEKVDSLSSIFLINCAAALGAAILMALLVPWIRRVMAERNLS
- a CDS encoding GNAT family N-acetyltransferase: MTESTLAIETTIFDADPRLDALADTWDRLPEGRGRQADLYDSHAWLSAWLRVASPEQRQALRIPAVLRDGELAAALPLVVSGRQARAAGHGFRPRYRPVVTGAEPDPQDLEALAEAVAEAGYRELSLFAMPSRDPATAGLARALESRGYAVRLREGSAESLAPAGEGWDAFRAGAKKFHRTVKNFSNKAARLGPVEVEAWEAPERGASDGFARYVALHGRGWKGELNAAMRRHRQALLERTDARGWSRLYLLKVAGVDAAAILWQKIGKVAIAYSTVYDHRLAALSAGTIVMWQAHERILGASSPPLLVDYLPGRGAQKDQLAVERPVLLTLEAARSRLVAAVGPLGEGLRRAAGRALRQMRGGGEKTVAPAPRRERVGRPSAGRLEVTPVQPDGALELYLAVAGGHTSPKKMRGSWGEVDAWWQVGDPPRAFVRAVAGQQPQVAEIVLLPAAEVDEQQVLDALAAKFAAALQVQLATGNAAGSPPATLLRRAALPWPPPG
- the dinB gene encoding DNA polymerase IV, whose protein sequence is MNRQARIVLHLDMDAFFAAVEQREDPSLAGRPVIIGHRGRRGVVATCSYEARRFGVRSAMPSVIAERLCPQGVWLHGRHDFYRQVSREIFTLVARRIPVLERVSVDEAYGEMTGLVDSFARAESLARELQEEIHTTQRLGASIGIGACRFVAKIASDLEKPRGLVVIPPRAFARRLGPLPVQRIGGVGPRLTERLARLGIRTISELGRADPRLLRRELGLRTALFLEQRARGEDDTPIGEVHERKQISEERTYTEDLYGDEAIGRELLARAEGVARQLRNREVLARTVVLKVRDGAYHTITRSMTLDEATDLGPEIFAAAWKLWKRRSGFAGRGLRLLGVGASGLLHRSQVQPRLFPDLRREQIRRAARASDIINRKFGRNTILPGRLLKASPRPARGEGKE
- a CDS encoding class IV adenylate cyclase, translated to MREIEIKIEVDCADRAREKLGRAGATALVPRSFEDNRVYDDEHLSFARGRRLLRLRSTQGRHLLTFKHPPEHSEEGARYKVRVEHQCEVSDAEEMEKILLALGYHQTWRYQKYRQSYELDGVHVEIDELPFATFIELEGPPEGIDSAARKLGYGPADYSTATYRELFCRQVGSDEPGDMLFDGVDAR